One Mycolicibacterium rufum genomic window, ACGAGGCCGACCGCGAACAGCTCGCGAAGGCGGGCATCGCATGAGTGGGCCGCGCACGACCGAACTCGAGGGTCGCACCGCCCTGGTCACGGGTGGGGCCGGCGGTATCGGCGCGGCCTGCGCACGGGAACTCGCGGCGCGGGGGGTGGCCGTCACGGTCGCCGACATCGACGACGTCGGCGCCAAGGCGCTCGCCCAGGAGATCGGCGGCACGGCGTGGGCCCTGGACCTGTCGGATGTCGCCGCATTGGAGGATCTGCAGCTCGACGTCGACATCCTGGTCAACAACGCCGGCATCCAGAGCATCAGCGAGATCGCCGAGTTCCCGCCCGAACGCTTCCGCGCGATGATGGCGCTGATGGTGGAGGCGCCGTTCCTGTTGATCCGTGCGGCGCTGCCGCACATGTACCGCGAGGGCTTCGGGCGCGTCATCAACATCTCGTCGATCCACGGGCTGCGGGCCTCGCCCTTCAAGGTGGCCTACGTGACCGCCAAGCACGCGCTCGAGGGCCTGTCGAAGGTGACCGCACTCGAAGGTGGCCCGCACGGCGTGACGAGCAACTGCGTCAATCCGGGCTACGTGCGCACGCCGTTGGTGACCAAGCAGATCGCCGATCAGGCGCGGACGCATAACATCGCCGAGGATCAGGTCGTCACCGACATCCTGCTCAAGGAGAGTGCGGTGAAGCGGCTCGTGGAACCCGAGGAGGTGGGTGCGTTGGTGGGATGGCTGGCCACGCCGTCGGCAGGGATGGTGACCGGAGCGTCGTACACGATGGACGGTGGATGGAGCGCGCGTTGACGACGACCACCGACACGCCGCAGTGGGTGCCCACCCCTGAGGACGTCGACCGGGCGCGGGTCACCGACTTCGCACGGTTCGCCGAGCGGCGCACCGGTGGCAGCTATCCCGACTACCGGGCGCTGTGGCAGTGGTCGGTCGACGACATCGAGGGCTTCTGGGCGGCGCTCTGGGACTACTTCGATCTCGGTGAACGCGGTCCGACCGTGCTCGAGAACGACGAGATGCCCGGAGCGCGTTGGTTTCCGGGCACGACGTGCAACTACGTCGACGCCATCGTGCGCCACGCGCGCACCGACCGGCCTGCGATCATCGCGGTCACCGAGGACGGCCCGGACCGCGAGATGTCGTGGGACGAGCTGCTGGGCCGCGCCGCGGCGTTCGCCGACCGATTGCGTTCTGCCGGAGTGGAACCCGGCGACCGCGTGGTCGGCTATCTGCCCAACATCGCCGAGGCGGTGATCGCGTTCCTCGCCACGGCGAGCCTCGGCGCGGTGTGGAGCGCTTGCGGCCAGGACTATTCGGCCAAGGCCGCACTGGACCGGCTCGGTCAGCTGGAGCCCAAGGCGCTCGTCGCCGCCGACGGGTATCAGTTCGCCGGCAAGTACCGCGACAAGCGCGACGACGTCGCCGCGCTGCGCGACGGACTGCCCACCCTGGTGGCGACATTCACGCTCGCCGACCTGACCGAGGTGGCGTCTCACGGTCTCGAGTCC contains:
- a CDS encoding 3-hydroxybutyrate dehydrogenase, with protein sequence MSGPRTTELEGRTALVTGGAGGIGAACARELAARGVAVTVADIDDVGAKALAQEIGGTAWALDLSDVAALEDLQLDVDILVNNAGIQSISEIAEFPPERFRAMMALMVEAPFLLIRAALPHMYREGFGRVINISSIHGLRASPFKVAYVTAKHALEGLSKVTALEGGPHGVTSNCVNPGYVRTPLVTKQIADQARTHNIAEDQVVTDILLKESAVKRLVEPEEVGALVGWLATPSAGMVTGASYTMDGGWSAR